TGCGTCCACATACCACGAAGTTTAGGATAGATGTATTGCAGTTGTGCCAATTCAACCTGTGTTTTTGCCTGGGCTGTTTGTGCGCGACTCGCAAAAATATCCAGAATCAGAAAACTTCTGTCGATGATTTTAACTTTTAAAATTTCTTCTAAAATGTTTTGTTGCTTTCCGCTCAGGTCATCATCAAAAATCACCATGTCTGCAGGAAAAAGTTCCATGTACTTTAAAATCTCCTCAACTTTTCCTTTACCAATATAGGTGCGGGAGTCCGGACCATTCAACTTCTGCACAAATCGCTTGATGGTGATTGCACCGGCTGTACTGGCAAGAAATTCGAGTTCATCCAAATGTTCTTTAATCAATGCTTCATTCTGATCAGGTAAAATGATACCAACCAGAATTGCCCTTTCAGGTTCTGTAGGATTGACTTTCTTTTTAGATTCAGTATTCCAACTGGAATTCATGCAATGAGTTGTAGAGGTGACATTTTTCCAATGGAAAAAAGGGTTTCGATCAATCTAAATGAAATGAATTACTTTAGGTTATTGTATCCACCTAGATTAACCACATTTTTAAAACCGGCCTTTTTTAAATATTCAGCAGCCTGACCACTTCTGCCACCGGAAGCACAGTAAAGGTAATAAGTCTTGGATTTGTCAAAATCTGCGGAAGCTTGTTTAAATGCTCCATTGTTCCAGTCCAGATGACGAGCCATTTCATGATGACCCGTATTCCATTCCCCAAGGGTACGAACATCAATCAGAATACCTGGTTTTTTGGCCAACAATTCTTTCACTTTTACCGGCCCAGACTGGCTACTTAAACAAGAAATTCCAGCAAACAACATCATCACAAATAACATAAAAAGGCGGTGGGTAAACTTCATATTAACTAATTTAAAATTTATAAGAAATCCTAAATGAAGGATGTGGGTGTTGGCAGGCTCGAACTGCCGACCTCCGCCCTGTCAAGGCGGCGCTCTGAACCAACTGAGCTAAACACCCAAGAAGCGCAAAGGTAAGTAATTTGATGGGAGTGGGTAATTGATTTTTAAAAAATCGAGTCGTGTGAGTACAATGATTCTTTTTAGACTTTTTGAAAACACTGAATTAAAAGTTCAATTAAGCACTTCATATAAAACCATCTCCCTGGATATATTTTTCAAGGCAACGTTTCCTATTCTGGTACAATTAAATGATTGTTTCACCAATTCATAACATCTTTCGTTGATTAAAATCTGATTTACACCGGCTACACTTTGTAACCGTTGCGCTGTATTAACAGTATCCCCTATAACGGTATAATCAAGTCTTCTTAATGCGGCTGAACCAATATTACCACAGACCATTTCACCCGAATTAATACCGATGGATACTTTTGAAATAAAATGACCTGAAATCCCAGCATTTGGCAAGGCCTCTACTCTATTCCGAATTCCTAAGCAGGCGTCAATAGCCCGATCAAGATGGTAAGCACCTTTAAATACTGCCATGACACAATCCCCCATGAATTTATCGACGATACCATTTTGGGCAATAATTTCTGAAACCATCAAATCAAAATAATTATTTAAAAGTTTAACCACGACATCCGGTTTTTCTCGCTCACTGATTGCCGTAAAGCCACAGATGTCAATGAAAGCAACGGTAGCATCGATGGTTTCACTTTCTAAAAAGTTACCTTCAAATTCTTTCCCACCCATAAAATTCAGCACGTTTTCATCGACATACATCCTGAGGATGTTATTCTCTTTAATTGCCTTGAGAGTTTCCTTCAATTGATGGACATGTTGAATGGTTTTCTCAATAGTCAGTTCCAGATCTT
This region of Candidatus Vicinibacter affinis genomic DNA includes:
- a CDS encoding rhodanese-like domain-containing protein encodes the protein MKFTHRLFMLFVMMLFAGISCLSSQSGPVKVKELLAKKPGILIDVRTLGEWNTGHHEMARHLDWNNGAFKQASADFDKSKTYYLYCASGGRSGQAAEYLKKAGFKNVVNLGGYNNLK
- a CDS encoding response regulator, which codes for MAKILVVDDESDLEVLIKQKFRQKIREQKYEFVFAFNGLQALEQLAAHSDVDIVLSDINMPEMDGLTLLTRLNEKHKLLKSVIVSAYGDMDNIRTAMNRGAFDFITKPINFEDLELTIEKTIQHVHQLKETLKAIKENNILRMYVDENVLNFMGGKEFEGNFLESETIDATVAFIDICGFTAISEREKPDVVVKLLNNYFDLMVSEIIAQNGIVDKFMGDCVMAVFKGAYHLDRAIDACLGIRNRVEALPNAGISGHFISKVSIGINSGEMVCGNIGSAALRRLDYTVIGDTVNTAQRLQSVAGVNQILINERCYELVKQSFNCTRIGNVALKNISREMVLYEVLN